One Aegilops tauschii subsp. strangulata cultivar AL8/78 chromosome 7, Aet v6.0, whole genome shotgun sequence genomic window carries:
- the LOC120961826 gene encoding acid phosphatase 1: MAMATKMFLLAAVALLVASSGAWETNIRMPTSVATVTAMDEAVAPLIHALRPLLGSGGQLGSLGGLACDSWRLGVEAHNVRDWKTVPASCEGHVGHYMLGGHYRRDSKLVIDQAISYVDSLKLAGNGKEVWVFDVDETTLSNLPYYATHGFGATPYNWTSFQEYARQASAPALPETKRLYNKLLSVGIKPVILTGRREAQRTATITNLRRQGFSGSMAVLLKPAEFKGSSVTFKSGERQKLLDAGYVIVGNIGDQWSDILGTPEGARTFKLPDPMYYIG; encoded by the exons ATGGCAATGGCTACGAAGATGTTTCTGCTCGCTGCCGTGGCTCTTCTTGTGGCTTCGAGTGGCGCATGGGAGACTAACATCCGCATGCCGACGTCAGTTGCCACAGTCACCGCCATGGATGAGGCCGTGGCACCCCTGATCCATGCGCTGCGGCCGCTGCTGGGCTCGGGCGGACAGCTGGGGAGCCTCGGCGGCTTGGCATGCGACAGCTGGCGGCTGGGTGTGGAAGCGCACAACGTGCGTGACTGGAAGACGGTCCCCGCCAGCTGCGAGGGCCACGTCGGGCACTACATGCTCGGCGGTCACTACCGCCGCGATTCCAAGCTCGTCATCGACCAGGCCATCTCCTACGTCGATAGCCTCAAGCTCGCCGGCAACGGCAAGGAGGTGTGGGTCTTCGACGTCGATGAGACCACGCTCTCCAACCTCCCCTACTACGCCACTCACGGCTTCGG GGCTACGCCGTACAACTGGACGAGCTTCCAAGAGTACGCGCGGCAGGCGAGCGCACCTGCCCTGCCAGAGACGAAGCGGCTGTACAACAAGTTGCTCTCGGTCGGCATCAAGCCTGTGATCCTCACCGGCCGGAGAGAGGCCCAGAGGACCGCCACTATCACAAACCTCCGCCGGCAGGGGTTCTCTGGGTCAATGGCGGTGCTGCTGAAGCCAGCGGAGTTCAAGGGCTCCTCGGTGACCTTCAAGTCCGGTGAGAGACAGAAGCTGTTGGACGCCGGGTATGTCATCGTCGGCAACATCGGTGACCAGTGGAGCGACATCCTTGGCACGCCAGAGGGCGCCCGCACCTTTAAGCTGCCCGACCCCATGTACTACATCGGCTAG
- the LOC109776294 gene encoding cytochrome P450 709B2-like: MDVAWVAPAAVAAVLASWASSELVWRPRAITRELGAQGVGGPGYKFLAGNLGEIKQLRAASADAVLAIGSHDLVPIVQPHLHKWIPLHGRTFLYWFGARPTLCVADVNMVQQVLSDRNGLYPKNTVIPHIARLLGNGLVLTNGDEWKRHRKVVHPAFDMDKLKMMTETISDSAGSIMSEWKAKADKGEGEAEIELSSQFEELTADVISRTAFGGSHKEGKQVCLAQRDLQFLAFSAVYNVVQIPALGYLPTEKNLKIRKLDKEVRGILADIIKSRLTTNDTKSYGCDLLGLMLEACMPQEHGHDPLLSMDEIIDECKTFFFAGHDTSSHMLTWTTFLLSIHPEWQQKLREEVMRECGSAVPTADMLNKLKLLNMFLLETLRLYNPVSVIQRKAGSDLEIGGIKVPQGTVLTIPIATIHRDKEVWGEDANEFKPLRFENGVTRASKHPNAFLSFSSGPRSCIGKNFAMIEAKIVIVMIIQRFSCSLSPKYVHAPMDVITLRPKFGLPMILNSLDMQRHD; encoded by the exons ATGGATGTCGCGTGGGTGGCGCCCGCGGCCGTGGCGGCGGTGCTTGCCTCGTGGGCGTCGAGCGAGCTGGTGTGGAGGCCGCGCGCCATCACCAGGGAGCTCGGCGCGCAGGGCGTGGGCGGGCCGGGCTACAAGTTCTTGGCCGGGAACCTCGGCGAGATCAAGCAGCTCCGCGCCGCCAGCGCCGACGCCGTGTTGGCCATCGGCTCCCACGACTTGGTCCCCATTGTGCAGCCGCATTTGCACAAATGGATCCCCCTCCATG GACGCACGTTCCTCTACTGGTTCGGAGCGAGGCCCACCCTCTGCGTGGCCGACGTCAACATGGTACAGCAGGTGCTTTCCGACCGCAACGGGCTATACCCAAAGAACACCGTGATCCCGCACATCGCTCGGCTGCTCGGCAATGGCCTCGTGCTCACCAACGGCGACGAGTGGAAGCGCCATCGCAAGGTCGTCCACCCCGCCTTCGACATGGACAAGCTCAAG ATGATGACGGAGACCATATCAGACTCTGCCGGGTCGATCATGTCGGAGTGGAAAGCAAAGGCGGACAAGGGAGAAGGGGAGGCCGAGATTGAGCTGAGCAGCCAGTTCGAGGAGCTAACTGCGGATGTTATATCTCGCACTGCATTCGGAGGCAGCCATAAAGAGGGCAAACAAGTCTGTCTGGCGCAGAGGGACCTCCAGTTTCTTGCCTTCTCCGCTGTTTACAACGTCGTCCAAATCCCGGCATTGGG GTACCTACCAACTGAAAAGAACCTCAAGATACGGAAGCTCGACAAGGAGGTGAGGGGCATACTCGCCGACATCATCAAAAGTCGGCTCACAACCAATGACACCAAGAGCTATGGATGCGACCTGCTCGGGCTAATGTTGGAGGCGTGCATGCCTCAGGAACACGGCCATGACCCGCTTCTTAGCATGGATGAGATAATAGATGAGTGCAAGACCTTCTTCTTCGCAGGGCATGACACTAGCTCGCACATGCTTACATGGACCACGTTCTTGCTAAGCATACATCCAGAATGGCAGCAGAAGCTCAGGGAGGAAGTGATGAGAGAGTGTGGCAGTGCAGTTCCCACCGCTGACATGCTCAACAAACTGAAGTTGCTCAACATGTTCCTACTAGAAACTCTTAGGTTATACAATCCTGTATCGGTCATTCAAAGGAAGGCAGGTTCAGATCTCGAGATCGGTGGCATCAAAGTGCCGCAAGGCACGGTCTTGACAATTCCCATCGCAACGATACATCGTGACAAGGAAGTCTGGGGAGAGGATGCCAATGAATTCAAGCCACTTAGGTTCGAGAATGGAGTAACGAGGGCATCAAAGCATCCCAACGCATTCTTGTCTTTCTCCAGTGGGCCAAGGTCATGCATCGGGAAGAACTTTGCGATGATCGAGGCCAAGATTGTGATCGTCATGATTATTCAGAGGTTCTCCTGCTCCCTATCCCCAAAGTACGTCCATGCCCCGATGGATGTGATCACGCTGCGGCCCAAGTTTGGTCTTCCCATGATCCTCAACAGCCTAGATATGCAGAGACATGATTAA